The genome window TACTACCCTAATTATGTTGTAATGCATAAACTCAATAGAGAGCTTACTTTGACAACAGTTAAAAATTAAGAAACACATTCGCACACAAAGCATCACAATCACAGATTTATAGCAACACAAAATATGTcagatttaatacaaaaaaattcagAGATACCCCAAAGGTTTTATGATAAACAATGTTAATGTGTTTTGTTCCTCTattaatatgctttttttttttctagccgCTGATGGAAgctcatttttttctaaatggtagTTGTTCACCAGTACAGTCGTATCCTCAGAGTGTTTCTGATCACATGCTGCTCTGCAATAAAGGCTGCGAGTGCCCAAGGAAGCGCATATTCCAGAGTCACCAGTCCTCCCAGGTTGTACTTGTAACCTGAGTAGTCCCAGGGACATGCTTTCAGCAAACTGAGCACAGTTCCCCAGGTGAACTCCCACAAGTAAATGAACAAAGTGTATGTGAGGAGACGCACGGGCAGTGGTCGATGATGAGTCAGCAGCAGCCAGTTTCTCAGTCTCTCCATAAGGTAGATTGCAGTGGCATACATGGGCAGCGCCCAGAGACTGCTGTATCCCATCATCCTCCTGTCCTGGATGCTGCACCAGTCCAACACGGCGGTGAAGCACACCTCGCAGAGACAGCCGTGTAATGCATACACATAGAGACGAGCCAGTACAGACAGGGTACAAGTCTTTGTTTGGACTTCATTGCCAACTTGTCCTGACAACAAGAAAACCAATTTAGTATGTGTAAGTGTCCTCGTGTGTAGCAGGACACTTCATTTCTTGgccaaaagtgtaaaaaatagtgGGTCGTAATAATATAACAGTATGGTTTCCATCACCATGAACCCATTCAGGCGCATGTATTTTTGGCAATGCATTATAACAACAATACTGAAATTAATAGATGGTAATAGTCCAACTCATAAAATTTGAAGAtgatatcagtaaaaaaaaaaagcatttactcTGGATTAGAtaacaagtccatccatccatccatttctacctcttgacagacaacattcacactcatattcacacacttgggccaatttagtgttgccaatcagactatccccaggtgcatgtctttcgaTGATATGCATTTGTTATATCTATTCAATGAACTTAAAATAGTAGTGCATATGGCTACATTGAGCTTTTCAAGGCTATGAGAttcaatgcaagtgtaagccactgtaattgttgttgttgtatttttttataattaatggCTGTGATGGTGATGGAAATGATCAGCGATAATACCGGTAACCATAATTGTACATAGTATTTAATCACTATTACGGATGttgttattacatttttttatttttgctgcaGTTGTTACATAagatgtaatattgtacatggtaattgggatttattatatattgtatatattatagaaaaatagccttccgcccgattgtagctgagataggctccagcgccccccgcgaccccgaagggaataagcggtagaaaatggatggatggatggataatataatataatatatcagtatatattatatactgtatatacaatatgtaaatattacgtttatgttgtattttatattgctactatggtacatttttagtctactttatacctgcattagccTTTCCATCctatgtaactgagctactgtgtggaacaatttcccttgtagatcaataaagtttgtctaagtctaagtccaccagtgttattgatactgttgttgctaTTAATCATTTGTGTTTCTCCTTTTTTAGTATCGTGTTTGGGTGTGTTTTCAATTGCTTTATGAGGATTGTAAAAGTGAGATTAGGTGGGAAATGGGGTtgctctattttatttttattttattagattgattaacattctgtctaaatttttataaattaaataaatggggGGAAAAGAGGTGCATTTGAGATGTCAATAAATGAATGCCAAGGCCGCTTGATTTGAAATTTTACCGCAAACTTATTCCAAGCACCTttctgctccgtcactgataagaataaaaTAGCAAATTTCCCCTGACATTGTTACTCTTCCCCGTGgtgctcgggggccaaatttggccgaCCAGCATCCACAACCACCGGGCATCTCCTTTTCATATACAGAAGGAAATATGTTATTGTCAAGTATGTCTTATATGGAAAcaacttcttgcaatatgcacCGCAGTGTCTCCCAAAGTGCATCTTTAGCATGCTTCTGTTGTCCAGATCGCACTTCAAAACAGCCGAAAAAAGgtgatatatattattatttgttcgctgcatgtcaacaacatgacgaAACACCACAGTTTGGACCATATGACGCCAAAAATGTGGAGAGAAATGACTGTGTCCATGGTGACAGCCCGTATAtacacaaaatcctcatttaaatagggcagtttgcacttgttatcaattggaAAAATCACccacaaataatacacaaaatGTTACAAtttgcacacactatttagcacttgttatttggatcttactaGAAGTGTGGAAGTGGCACGCACAGCCCACCACTGCCCTGAACAGTTGTTAGTAATTGCacatttagataaaaaaaatgcaatatgtGCTAAATGTATTAATGTGTTACATGTGGTAGCACATGCCAGCCCTCTACGAATCTCACTTTGAACGTGCCAGGATTCGTGAGATTGGGATCATATTTATTCTTGCAATTTCGTACAACGTTCACAACTTCCACGCATATTTTGGCCAATTGGACATCAATTTGTATCCAGTAGAGCTCACATCCTCATTCacagtcactacgtttccatgcactaaattagtctgatttctcaaatagtttgtttttttgtatttacacacctatgtgtaaagtccaagtgtccatgcactctctcttttgcgactattggtcatacaccATGTGCCTCCCCGTACACTGGGGGGGCGCTTATTTCATTGatctatgcatccatccatccatttactaccgcttgtccctttcggggtgctggagcctatcccaactgcactcgggcggaaggcgggctacaccctggacaagtcgccacttaatCGCAAGGCCAAAAcagattcacactcacattcacacagtggggccaatttagtgttgccaatcaacctatcccaggtgcatgtctttagaggtggtaggaagccggagtacccggagggaacccacatttAAGCGCTGTTAAATTAATTCCTTTTTctataatgacgtcacactagccaactgcggatccttacaacttgttgaTGTTAAACAGCAGACAGTATCAAAAACtgatcttggattgtgctacgaacatgacgctactaccaagaacgtATCAGGGCAGATGCAGATTCGAAACAAAGACAGACCGGTGGAAGAGATTTTTCAAATGAGTTTTTGGACGaacaatcatggaaacaaaacgcttgaatgtctcggagttcattcataaggcttttgattgatggaaggagttatAAATCCGAAGG of Entelurus aequoreus isolate RoL-2023_Sb linkage group LG09, RoL_Eaeq_v1.1, whole genome shotgun sequence contains these proteins:
- the LOC133656865 gene encoding transmembrane protein 229B-like isoform X1, with amino-acid sequence MEARILHERRIQGSDDPGQVGNEVQTKTCTLSVLARLYVYALHGCLCEVCFTAVLDWCSIQDRRMMGYSSLWALPMYATAIYLMERLRNWLLLTHHRPLPVRLLTYTLFIYLWEFTWGTVLSLLKACPWDYSGYKYNLGGLVTLEYALPWALAAFIAEQHVIRNTLRIRLYW
- the LOC133656865 gene encoding transmembrane protein 229B-like isoform X2 gives rise to the protein MEARILHERRIQGQVGNEVQTKTCTLSVLARLYVYALHGCLCEVCFTAVLDWCSIQDRRMMGYSSLWALPMYATAIYLMERLRNWLLLTHHRPLPVRLLTYTLFIYLWEFTWGTVLSLLKACPWDYSGYKYNLGGLVTLEYALPWALAAFIAEQHVIRNTLRIRLYW